Proteins co-encoded in one Pseudomonadota bacterium genomic window:
- a CDS encoding CoA transferase, which yields MVGENSVGVGAEAGGPLTGFRIVDLTTMISGPFATMMLGDQGADVIKVEAFSGDHVRAGGHRSGGLAASFLNNNRNKRSIAINLKNPDGREILLRLAASADVFVQNFRPGVVERLGVGEADVRAVGPDIVYVSLNGFGESGPYAAKPVYDPIIQAVSGLASVQGGSDDNPPRLVRTILPDKLTAVTASQAITAALLARERSGQGQHVRLSMLDAVMAFLWSSDMGGQTFVDNPVSAQRAASFIDLIYSTLDGHISVAVMSDREWHALIQALERPEWLEDPRFTTPALRDQNIDARLSLIQEVLKTRTNADWLERLEAAGVPCAPALTRNELIQHEQVAASGILVESDHPHAGRLRQARPAARFDMMPADIRRGAPLLGEHTDEILGEIGVGPDRIAALRAAGVIAGAIGDVTNG from the coding sequence ATGGTTGGAGAGAACAGCGTGGGTGTCGGCGCGGAAGCCGGCGGGCCATTGACCGGCTTTAGGATTGTCGACCTGACCACCATGATCTCGGGTCCGTTCGCCACCATGATGCTGGGCGATCAGGGTGCCGATGTGATCAAAGTGGAGGCGTTCAGCGGCGACCATGTGCGCGCCGGCGGTCATCGGTCAGGCGGGCTCGCAGCGAGCTTCCTCAACAACAACCGTAACAAGCGCTCGATTGCCATCAATCTGAAGAACCCAGACGGGCGCGAGATTTTGTTGCGCCTTGCCGCCAGCGCCGATGTTTTTGTTCAAAATTTTCGCCCCGGTGTGGTTGAGCGCCTGGGCGTGGGTGAAGCCGATGTCCGCGCGGTAGGGCCCGATATTGTCTATGTTTCGCTCAACGGATTCGGCGAAAGCGGGCCTTATGCCGCCAAGCCGGTCTATGATCCGATTATCCAGGCGGTATCAGGCCTCGCCTCCGTCCAGGGCGGCTCGGACGACAACCCGCCGCGCCTGGTGCGCACGATCCTGCCCGATAAGCTGACCGCCGTCACCGCCTCCCAGGCGATCACCGCGGCTCTGCTGGCGCGCGAGCGCAGCGGCCAAGGCCAGCATGTCCGCCTCTCCATGCTCGATGCCGTGATGGCTTTTCTATGGTCTTCCGATATGGGCGGCCAAACTTTCGTTGATAATCCTGTGAGCGCCCAGCGCGCCGCCAGTTTCATTGACCTGATTTACAGCACCCTGGACGGCCATATCAGCGTCGCGGTGATGAGCGACCGCGAATGGCATGCTCTTATTCAGGCGCTCGAACGGCCCGAATGGTTGGAAGACCCGCGCTTCACCACACCGGCATTGCGCGATCAAAATATCGACGCCCGCCTGTCGCTCATCCAGGAAGTGCTCAAAACCCGCACCAACGCCGACTGGCTGGAGCGCTTGGAGGCGGCAGGCGTGCCGTGCGCACCGGCGCTAACGCGGAACGAGCTGATCCAGCACGAACAGGTGGCGGCGAGCGGCATTCTCGTCGAGAGCGACCATCCTCATGCCGGGCGCTTGCGTCAGGCGCGCCCCGCCGCGCGCTTCGATATGATGCCGGCCGACATTCGCCGTGGTGCGCCACTGCTGGGCGAACACACGGATGAAATCCTCGGCGAAATCGGCGTCGGCCCGGATCGCATCGCCGCGCTTCGCGCCGCCGGTGTGATCGCCGGTGCGATCGGTGACGTGACCAATGGCTGA
- a CDS encoding adenylosuccinate synthase, with protein MSNVAVVGAQWGDEGKGKIVDWLSERADVVVRFQGGHNAGHTLVIDGKVFKLSLLPSGVVRGGKLSVIGNGVVVDPWALKREIEEISSKGVEITPENLLIAENACLILPLHRELDQAREAARGGQTIGTTGRGIGPAYEDKVGRRAIRMCDLSSLAALDARMDELLLHHNALRRGFGIADVDEAALRAELGAVAPHVLQYSGAVWRRLDSVRRSGKRILFEGAQGAMLDIDHGTYPYVTSSNTVAGQAAAGSGMGPGTIGYVLGITKAYTTRVGSGPFPTELKDAVGQGLGERGHEFGTVTGRRRRCGWFDAVMVRQAVKIGGIKGIALTKLDVLDGMEELKVCTAYKVNGQEIDHLPSQAAQQAEAEPVYESFDGWQQSTRGARSWAELPASAVKYIRRIEELIEAPVALLSTSPERDDTILVQDPFDD; from the coding sequence ATGTCGAATGTTGCGGTCGTCGGCGCCCAGTGGGGCGACGAAGGCAAGGGCAAGATTGTCGATTGGTTGTCGGAGCGGGCCGATGTGGTGGTGCGATTCCAGGGCGGCCATAATGCCGGCCACACATTGGTCATCGACGGCAAGGTGTTCAAATTGAGCCTGCTACCGTCCGGCGTTGTGCGCGGCGGCAAACTTTCCGTGATCGGCAACGGTGTGGTGGTGGACCCCTGGGCGCTCAAGCGCGAGATCGAAGAAATTTCTAGCAAGGGCGTGGAGATTACCCCTGAAAACCTCCTGATCGCCGAGAATGCCTGCCTTATCTTGCCACTGCACCGCGAGTTGGATCAGGCGCGCGAAGCAGCACGTGGTGGCCAAACCATCGGCACCACAGGGCGCGGCATCGGCCCCGCCTATGAGGATAAAGTGGGGCGGCGCGCGATACGAATGTGCGACCTAAGCTCGTTGGCGGCGCTCGACGCGCGTATGGATGAGTTGCTGTTGCACCATAACGCTTTGCGCCGGGGGTTCGGCATCGCCGACGTCGATGAGGCAGCTCTGAGAGCCGAACTGGGCGCCGTGGCACCGCATGTTTTGCAATATTCCGGCGCGGTATGGCGCCGCCTCGACAGTGTGCGGCGATCCGGCAAGCGCATCCTGTTCGAGGGCGCGCAGGGCGCCATGCTTGATATCGATCACGGCACATACCCCTATGTCACATCTTCCAACACCGTTGCCGGGCAGGCGGCGGCGGGTAGCGGCATGGGGCCGGGCACGATCGGCTATGTGCTGGGTATCACCAAGGCCTATACCACGCGAGTTGGTTCGGGCCCGTTTCCGACCGAGCTGAAAGATGCGGTGGGGCAGGGCCTCGGCGAGCGCGGCCATGAGTTTGGCACGGTCACCGGCCGGCGGCGGCGCTGTGGCTGGTTCGACGCAGTGATGGTGCGCCAAGCGGTCAAGATCGGTGGCATCAAGGGCATCGCGCTGACCAAGCTGGATGTGCTGGACGGTATGGAAGAACTCAAAGTCTGCACTGCCTACAAGGTTAACGGCCAAGAGATCGATCATTTGCCGTCCCAGGCCGCACAACAGGCCGAGGCGGAGCCGGTTTATGAGAGCTTCGACGGCTGGCAACAGAGCACCCGAGGCGCGCGCTCCTGGGCGGAACTGCCGGCCAGCGCGGTAAAATATATTCGCCGCATCGAAGAACTGATCGAGGCGCCGGTGGCGCTCCTGTCCACCAGCCCCGAGCGCGACGATACGATCTTGGTTCAGGATCCCTTCGACGATTGA